Proteins encoded together in one Apus apus isolate bApuApu2 chromosome Z, bApuApu2.pri.cur, whole genome shotgun sequence window:
- the GPX8 gene encoding probable glutathione peroxidase 8 isoform X1, whose protein sequence is MEPLTTTYPLKYSVPKARVFVVFLSMLLCTAILCLLQLRFFKPKFKDFYSFEVKDSRGRTISLEKYRGKATLVVNVASYCQHTDKNYIALQELHREFGPSHFTVLAFPCNQFGESEPSSSQEIESFAKGNYGVTFPVFHKIKILGSEAEPAFKFLIDSSKKEPRWNFWKYLVNPEGKVVKFWRPEEPIESIRPEVASLIRQIIMKKREDL, encoded by the exons ATGGAGCCTCTCACAACTACTTATCCTCTGAAGTACTCAGTGCCCAAAGCCAGGGTCTTCGTTGTCTTTCTGTCGATGCTTTTGTGTACCGCCATTCTCTGCCTGCTGCAACTCAGATTTTTTAAACCTAAATTcaaagatttttattcttttgaagtCAAGGATTCACGAGGAAGGACCATTTCCTTGGAAAAGTACAGAGGGAAA gcAACTTTGGTTGTAAACGTGGCCAGTTACTGCCAACATACAGACAAAAATTACATCGCACTGCAGGAACTACACAGAGAGTTTGGCCCCTCCCACTTCACTGTGCTGGCTTTTCCTTGCAACCAGTTTGGAGAATCAGAGCCTAGTTCAAGCCAGGAAATAGAATCTTTTGCCAAAGGAAACTATGGAGTAACCTTCCCTGTTTTCCACAAAATCAAGATCCTAGGATCAGAAGCAGAGCCTGCCTTTAAATTTCTAATAG ATTCTTCAAAGAAAGAGCCTCGATGGAATTTCTGGAAGTACCTTGTCAACCCTGAGGGTAAAGTTGTGAAATTCTGGAGACCAGAAGAGCCCATAGAAAGTATCAGGCCAGAAGTAGCATCATTAATCAGGCagattataatgaaaaaaagagaagacctTTGA
- the GPX8 gene encoding probable glutathione peroxidase 8 isoform X2 has protein sequence MEPLTTTYPLKYSVPKARVFVVFLSMLLCTAILCLLQLRFFKPKFKDFYSFEVKDSRGRTISLEKYRGKILQRKSLDGISGSTLSTLRVKL, from the exons ATGGAGCCTCTCACAACTACTTATCCTCTGAAGTACTCAGTGCCCAAAGCCAGGGTCTTCGTTGTCTTTCTGTCGATGCTTTTGTGTACCGCCATTCTCTGCCTGCTGCAACTCAGATTTTTTAAACCTAAATTcaaagatttttattcttttgaagtCAAGGATTCACGAGGAAGGACCATTTCCTTGGAAAAGTACAGAGGGAAA ATTCTTCAAAGAAAGAGCCTCGATGGAATTTCTGGAAGTACCTTGTCAACCCTGAGGGTAAAGTTGTGA